aagagttgtacatgactgaagcaactcagcatgtgcgcgcgcgcgcacacgcacAGCATAGCGTGCTTGCCGAGTTTTCTATAGTGAAAACGCAtttttacaaagagaaagaatATGTTTAAAAGGGTACTGTGGACAGTTAATGAAAAAAGCACAAGAGGTTTCCCTGAGACATCAGCAGAATCTCAGAGTTCAGTGCAGCTCAGCAGCCTGTCCAGGATCAGGGCGCTAGCCAGGGTCACCACATGGAAGAAATCACAGGGATtgcatgtgcatatgtgtgcatgcgtaCACTGGAGGCTCTCTCCTCGTGGGTGGGAGGTGCAGAGATCCTAGAGATAATAGTCCAAATTCTAGTAGACTTTTCTCCTTCCTGTTCCTTTCATAAATCCAGCATATTCGTAACAGTGATGGAACAGACTGAAGCCAGATATCCGGTGTTTACCCTGTTAGTAAATGTGTGAGCTCTGCTCTTGCTATTGCAGGCGGTGGGGATGTGCTCGTGAACAGGAAAATTGACCTGGTGGAGGGAGACCCCGATAAACAACTGAGCCGGTAAACAGATAAGATGGTTTCAGAGAACGATAAGATGGGAGCAGCATGAGGAAATGGGGGTGCTGAATACTTGTTACCTTGATGGTGTGTCAGGGTGCGTCGGTGAGCCGTTTGTTGGGAGCAGAATGTGTCACGTTGTCCACTTGAGTTACATGTGTATCAGTAACGCCTCAGTCAGGCTGCTTTGCAAAATGCAAGCGTGGGAAGCTCGTCCGGGTCGTCTGGTTGGAGGAGACCTGAGGAGGTCACGCGTGAGCCAAGTGTTAGGGAGCCCTGGGCCTGCAGGGTCTCAGGGCAGAGCAGACCCACACCCTTAGGAGCTGGCAGGAAAGCTTGTGCATCCAGCCCGGGCAGGTGGGAGCCGAGGAAGGCGGGCCCTGTGGACCTGGGGAGGCCCCAGTTCCCCTGGCACCCACTCTCCCTGCTTTCCTGAGAACCAGGGCAGAGGGGAGCGGGGGCCACGGGGAGTAAGCTGGGCCCTGGTCTCTGTTCTCCCCCTGCAGCTCTTCCTCCCGTCCATGAGGAAGAAGCCGGCGCTGGCCAGCGGCGGTGGTCCGGAGGGCGACCTCCTGCAGGAGCACTGGCTGGTGGAGGACATGTTCACTTTCGAGAACGTGGGCTTCACCAAGGACGTGGGCAACATCAAGTTCCTGGTCTGTGCAGACTGCGAGGTGGGCCCCATTGGCTGGCACTGCCTGGATGACAAGGACAGTTTCTACGTGGCTTTGGACCGGGTTTCCCATGAGTGATGGGACGTGGCTCCCCCCCACTATTAAAGCTTTCCCCAGGGACCACCCTGTCGCCTGCTCTGCACTGCCGTCCATCGTGAGTGCCACCCGCCTGTCCAGCCCAGGCCCACGCGCTGCCTCGTGGCCTCCGCGCGGGCACTCCCTTAGGGCCCCAAGCATTGCAGCCTCTCCCCTGCTCCGCTCTCCTGGCTGGGACATGGTGCTCCTGCAGATCTCCCCTCCCGGCCTCCCCGCGCCGAGCTCCCTGTCTCCACTCAGGAGTTAGCCACGGTTCGCCCTGAGGACACGTGACCTGGGGCACTCAACGACGGTGCTGACCGCTGAAACCTGCCTTTTGGTCTCCTTCAGGAAAGTGCGCAAGCACCTCAGAGCGACTTGTGTGGCTGACTCTGTCTGCAGTAATTTATTCTCTAAGCGTAAAGCATTTCCAGACTGCAGTATTCCAGCCACCCCTCAGAAATACCTTATTTTGGACACATCTGAGGCCGCCACGGGGGCCTCTCCTCCGGGCTGATGGAGACTTTATTGTGCAGGTGGACGTGGCCCTCCTTCCCCTCACATCCTGTTGTGGTTTCTCTCTGGGTCAGCTCCTCACTGTTGTCAGCAAGCTGCAAATCAG
The genomic region above belongs to Cervus elaphus chromosome 14, mCerEla1.1, whole genome shotgun sequence and contains:
- the RABIF gene encoding guanine nucleotide exchange factor MSS4 translates to MEAPEPPSELVSEEGRNRKAVLCRRCGSRVLQPGTALFSRRQLFLPSMRKKPALASGGGPEGDLLQEHWLVEDMFTFENVGFTKDVGNIKFLVCADCEVGPIGWHCLDDKDSFYVALDRVSHE